The proteins below come from a single Streptomyces tubercidicus genomic window:
- a CDS encoding sensor histidine kinase — protein MLGIARRGLRLATGLVLGAVIAVAELPFVVLSGLSLLCVFAWPRGRRAVLKPVTAAARALTETHRRRLRVYVAADTSDAYADLRALQYLSLRWGLGLLGVLVLSAALIGLAYGISWIFILLLNDVRHPGNLAISSVAGLFLLFLSLQGTFGVAGLETRLARYYLGPSHHEELERRIEQLATSRAGVIAAVNDERRRIERDLHDGVQQRLVALGMLLGRALRSQDGRRAEQLLRQAHEESGQALTELREVAWRVYPTVLDEAGLRAALETVAERSAIPVCLDYALTTEPDTALATVAYFVVSEAVTNAVKHSGAGRITVRVAPGEDAVLVHIEDDGPGGADSSGSGLFGLARRVAAVDGRFRVDSPAGGPTTITAELPCA, from the coding sequence ATGTTGGGAATTGCGCGGCGCGGATTGCGCCTGGCGACAGGTCTGGTGCTCGGTGCCGTGATCGCGGTGGCCGAGCTCCCCTTCGTCGTGCTCTCCGGCCTCTCCCTTCTGTGCGTGTTCGCCTGGCCGCGCGGCCGCCGTGCGGTCCTCAAGCCCGTGACAGCCGCCGCGCGAGCCCTGACCGAGACCCATCGACGCCGCCTCCGCGTCTATGTCGCGGCCGACACCTCGGACGCGTACGCGGACCTCCGCGCCCTGCAATATCTGTCCCTGCGCTGGGGATTGGGCCTGCTGGGCGTTCTCGTCCTGAGCGCGGCACTGATCGGACTGGCGTACGGCATCTCCTGGATCTTCATCCTGCTGCTCAACGACGTCCGCCATCCCGGCAACCTCGCGATTTCAAGCGTCGCCGGCCTCTTCCTCCTGTTCCTCAGCCTGCAAGGCACGTTCGGGGTCGCCGGGCTGGAGACCAGGCTGGCGCGCTATTACCTCGGCCCCAGCCACCACGAGGAACTGGAACGCCGCATCGAGCAACTGGCCACCAGCCGCGCCGGCGTCATCGCCGCGGTCAACGACGAGCGCCGCCGGATCGAACGCGATCTGCACGACGGGGTGCAGCAGCGGCTGGTCGCCCTGGGAATGCTGCTCGGCCGTGCGCTGCGCAGCCAGGACGGGCGGCGTGCGGAACAACTCCTGCGCCAGGCCCACGAAGAGAGCGGCCAGGCCCTGACCGAGCTGAGGGAAGTGGCCTGGCGGGTCTATCCGACGGTGCTGGACGAGGCAGGGCTGCGCGCAGCCTTGGAAACCGTCGCGGAGCGCTCGGCCATCCCCGTATGCCTCGACTACGCACTCACCACCGAACCCGACACCGCCCTGGCCACAGTCGCCTACTTCGTGGTCTCCGAAGCCGTCACCAATGCCGTCAAGCATTCCGGCGCCGGACGGATAACGGTCCGCGTCGCCCCTGGCGAGGACGCCGTGCTCGTGCATATCGAGGACGACGGACCGGGCGGCGCGGACTCCTCCGGCAGCGGCCTGTTCGGGCTGGCCCGCCGGGTCGCCGCCGTCGACGGCCGGTTCCGGGTGGACAGCCCGGCCGGCGGACCGACCACCATCACCGCGGAGTTGCCGTGCGCGTAG
- a CDS encoding response regulator transcription factor yields the protein MRVVLADDSILLREGLVRLLAEEGHEVAAAVGDADQLIAVLEQAAEQGQKPDAVVVDVRMPPTHTDEGLRAAMQIRERWPGIGVLVLSQYVERRYATELLTDDSEGVGYLLKDRVVQVDEFLDALERVSTGKAAFDSEVVRQLLMRSRRSDPLGTLTAREKEVLREMAQGHTNAAIAVRLHISQSAVEKHINAIFDKLGLVGASGYSRRVLAVLRYLGT from the coding sequence GTGCGCGTAGTGCTGGCCGACGATTCGATCCTGTTGCGCGAGGGCCTGGTGCGCCTCCTTGCCGAGGAGGGGCATGAGGTGGCAGCCGCGGTCGGCGACGCCGATCAGCTGATCGCCGTACTGGAACAGGCGGCGGAGCAGGGGCAGAAGCCGGATGCGGTGGTCGTGGACGTCCGGATGCCACCCACGCACACCGATGAGGGCCTGCGCGCCGCCATGCAGATCCGCGAGCGCTGGCCCGGCATCGGCGTACTGGTGCTCTCGCAGTATGTCGAGCGCCGCTATGCGACAGAGCTGCTGACCGATGACAGCGAGGGGGTGGGCTATCTGCTCAAGGACCGGGTGGTCCAGGTGGACGAGTTCCTGGACGCGCTGGAACGGGTGAGCACCGGAAAGGCCGCCTTCGACTCCGAAGTCGTACGACAACTGCTGATGCGCAGCCGCCGCTCGGATCCGCTGGGCACACTGACCGCACGTGAAAAGGAGGTGCTCCGGGAGATGGCGCAGGGTCACACCAACGCAGCCATCGCCGTCCGGCTGCACATCTCACAGAGCGCCGTGGAGAAGCACATCAACGCGATCTTCGACAAGCTCGGTCTGGTTGGCGCATCCGGATACTCGCGCCGGGTCCTGGCGGTGTTGCGGTACTTGGGGACATGA
- a CDS encoding DedA family protein has translation MIESIEGTAPGWITDLMDTLGAPGAGVAIAAENLFPPLPSEVILPLAGFAAARGSMQLTSALAWTTLGSVTGALALYGVGAWLGRERTSAIASKLPLVKVSDIEKTERWFRRHGTKAVFFGRMIPLFRSFISIPAGIERMPIPVFLALTTLGSFIWNAIFVLAGYLLGDNWEEVTGYVDVYSKVVLGTTALAVAAFVVVRVRRRGPGARHRG, from the coding sequence ATGATCGAGAGCATCGAAGGCACCGCACCCGGCTGGATCACCGACCTCATGGACACGCTCGGCGCGCCCGGCGCGGGTGTGGCCATCGCCGCAGAAAATCTCTTCCCGCCGCTGCCGAGCGAAGTGATCCTGCCCCTGGCGGGCTTCGCGGCCGCCCGCGGCAGCATGCAACTGACCTCCGCCCTCGCGTGGACGACCCTCGGCTCGGTGACCGGCGCCCTGGCGCTGTACGGCGTGGGCGCATGGCTCGGGCGCGAACGTACGTCCGCGATCGCCTCGAAGCTGCCGCTGGTCAAGGTCTCCGACATCGAGAAGACGGAGCGCTGGTTCCGGCGGCACGGGACGAAGGCGGTGTTCTTCGGCCGGATGATTCCCCTCTTTCGGAGCTTCATCTCGATACCCGCAGGCATCGAGCGCATGCCGATACCGGTCTTTCTCGCCCTGACCACCCTCGGCAGCTTCATCTGGAACGCGATCTTCGTCCTCGCCGGCTATCTGCTCGGCGACAACTGGGAAGAGGTGACGGGATATGTGGACGTCTATTCGAAGGTGGTCCTTGGGACAACGGCGCTCGCGGTGGCGGCCTTTGTCGTGGTGCGTGTCAGGAGGCGTGGCCCGGGGGCACGGCACCGCGGATGA
- a CDS encoding HAD family hydrolase: MSAIVASDLDRTLIYSAPALGLAMPDAEAPRLLCVEVYERKPLSYMTETAAGLLAELAGKATFVPTTTRTREQYGRIHLPGPEPEFAICANGGHLLVWGESDPDWQRTVAERLAAQCAPLDEIRAHLVRTADPAWLLKERVAEDLFAYLVVERPLLPNAWVKDLAGWADERGWTVSLQGRKIYAVPQPLTKSAAVAEVARRTGASEILAAGDSLLDADLLLAADRGWRPGHGELADAGWHAPHVTALEERGVAAGEEILRAFIRGAVPPGHAS; the protein is encoded by the coding sequence ATGAGCGCGATCGTCGCCAGCGACCTCGACCGCACCCTGATCTATTCGGCCCCCGCGCTGGGCCTCGCCATGCCCGACGCCGAGGCCCCCCGGCTCCTGTGTGTGGAGGTCTATGAGCGCAAGCCGCTCTCGTATATGACGGAGACGGCCGCCGGACTGCTCGCCGAACTGGCCGGCAAGGCCACCTTTGTGCCGACCACCACCCGCACCCGCGAGCAATACGGCCGTATTCATCTCCCCGGCCCGGAGCCGGAGTTCGCCATCTGCGCCAACGGCGGCCATCTGCTCGTATGGGGCGAGTCGGATCCGGACTGGCAGCGCACCGTCGCCGAGCGGCTCGCCGCGCAGTGTGCGCCCCTCGATGAGATCCGCGCGCATCTCGTGCGCACCGCCGACCCGGCATGGCTGCTCAAGGAGCGTGTTGCCGAGGACCTCTTCGCCTATCTCGTCGTGGAACGGCCGCTGCTGCCGAACGCCTGGGTGAAGGACCTCGCCGGCTGGGCGGATGAACGCGGCTGGACCGTCTCCCTGCAGGGCCGCAAGATCTATGCCGTGCCGCAGCCGCTGACCAAGAGTGCAGCCGTGGCGGAGGTGGCGCGCCGCACCGGGGCATCCGAGATCCTCGCGGCCGGCGATTCCCTCCTCGACGCCGATCTGCTGCTGGCCGCGGACCGTGGATGGCGGCCCGGACACGGGGAGTTGGCGGATGCCGGCTGGCACGCCCCCCATGTCACGGCGCTCGAAGAGCGGGGTGTTGCTGCGGGCGAGGAAATCCTGCGGGCCTTCATCCGCGGTGCCGTGCCCCCGGGCCACGCCTCCTGA